In a genomic window of Verrucomicrobiia bacterium:
- the ftsW gene encoding putative lipid II flippase FtsW has protein sequence MKVAVTLLVFCVAALLALGMVMLYSSSMTQVGARYLVMQLIWCGLGLVGCVAMASIDYALLRRFAWPLMIFVLILLALVLVPHVGLRVNGARRWLGYGGLRLQPSELAKLAIIVVLAWYCERYQRQMRIWKRGIIIPGLIVAPALMLIFIEPDRGTTILMAGVISVMLLIAGVRWQYFAVPALLGGAGLGLSLWHDPMRMKRIFAWLYLEENKSGVGYQAYQAMLALGSGGWFGLGLGNGRQKLGFVPEHHTDFILSIIGEELGLVATMLVVLAFVLIIICGIYIALHARDNFGLMLGSGITFLIGFQAFINIGVVTSALPNKGLPLPFISYGGSNLLMMLTCIGVLLSVARQARESVAEPATVLAPDNPFAPRTA, from the coding sequence ATGAAGGTTGCCGTCACATTGCTGGTTTTTTGCGTTGCCGCCCTCCTCGCGTTGGGGATGGTGATGCTCTACAGCTCCAGCATGACCCAGGTGGGGGCGCGTTACCTGGTGATGCAATTGATCTGGTGCGGCCTGGGACTGGTGGGGTGCGTCGCCATGGCGTCGATTGATTACGCGCTCTTGCGGCGCTTCGCATGGCCGTTGATGATTTTCGTGCTGATCCTCCTGGCGTTGGTATTGGTGCCGCATGTGGGCCTGCGCGTCAACGGCGCACGGCGCTGGCTGGGTTACGGTGGCCTCCGGCTTCAACCTTCCGAACTCGCCAAGCTGGCCATCATCGTGGTGCTCGCCTGGTATTGCGAACGCTACCAACGCCAGATGCGCATCTGGAAGCGCGGCATCATCATTCCGGGCCTGATTGTCGCGCCAGCCTTGATGCTGATTTTCATCGAGCCCGACCGCGGCACAACGATTCTCATGGCGGGCGTGATTTCCGTGATGCTCCTCATCGCGGGTGTGCGCTGGCAGTATTTTGCCGTGCCGGCGTTGCTCGGCGGTGCCGGTCTGGGACTCTCGCTGTGGCACGACCCGATGCGGATGAAACGCATCTTTGCATGGCTCTATCTGGAGGAGAACAAGTCGGGCGTCGGCTATCAGGCGTATCAGGCAATGCTGGCGCTGGGTTCCGGCGGCTGGTTTGGCCTCGGTCTGGGCAACGGCCGGCAAAAGCTCGGTTTCGTGCCGGAGCACCACACCGATTTCATTCTCTCCATCATCGGCGAGGAACTTGGTTTGGTGGCCACGATGCTGGTGGTGCTGGCGTTCGTGCTCATCATCATCTGCGGCATTTACATTGCGTTGCACGCCCGCGACAACTTCGGCCTGATGCTGGGGTCCGGCATCACCTTCCTCATTGGTTTTCAGGCGTTCATCAACATTGGCGTGGTGACGAGCGCGCTGCCCAACAAGGGCCTGCCGCTGCCGTTCATCAGTTATGGCGGATCCAACCTGCTGATGATGCTGACCTGCATCGGGGTGTTGCTCAGCGTGGCGCGTCAGGCCCGGGAATCCGTGGCGGAACCGGCTACCGTGCTGGCGCCCGACAACCCTTTTGCTCCCCGCACCGCATGA
- the murG gene encoding undecaprenyldiphospho-muramoylpentapeptide beta-N-acetylglucosaminyltransferase gives MSQTPDNAPRIAIACGGTGGHLFPGLAVARQLAQRGCAVTLLVSPKDVDQQALQAAPEFAAVTLPAVALQRGSRLAFCRGFVRSYFAARQLFQSTSPHAALAMGGFTSVPPVLAARRAGARTFLHESNTVPGRANRLLARWVDTAFLGFPEAAARLKTRQTVLTGTPVRPQFQPQDSAACRRALGLDPQRPVVLVMGGSQGASGVNELLLRSLPRLARTAPQWQWLHLTGPNDGDKVRAAYGSVRLTALVHPFLSRMELALGAADVAVTRAGASSLAELAALRLPAVLVPLPTAADNHQHFNAAALEQSGAARRLDQTTATPEQLVRALEELMAPGPVRQEMQAALARWHAPNAAADIATQILTTLPVSQRSNLPTSPTVAGPARPPRSPAHELEVAA, from the coding sequence ATGAGCCAGACGCCGGACAACGCACCCCGGATCGCCATTGCCTGTGGCGGCACGGGTGGTCATCTGTTCCCCGGCCTCGCCGTGGCGCGACAGCTGGCTCAACGCGGTTGTGCTGTCACCTTGCTGGTCTCGCCCAAGGACGTGGACCAGCAGGCGCTGCAGGCTGCGCCGGAGTTCGCGGCGGTGACTCTGCCCGCGGTCGCCCTGCAACGCGGCAGCCGGCTGGCCTTTTGCCGCGGCTTTGTGCGTTCGTATTTCGCCGCGCGCCAACTCTTCCAGTCCACTTCACCGCACGCGGCGCTCGCTATGGGCGGATTCACCAGCGTTCCACCGGTGCTTGCGGCGCGTCGGGCCGGTGCCCGCACCTTTTTGCATGAGTCGAACACGGTTCCTGGCCGGGCGAACCGGCTGCTGGCGCGGTGGGTGGATACGGCCTTCCTCGGCTTCCCCGAGGCTGCCGCGCGCTTGAAAACCCGCCAGACCGTTTTGACGGGAACGCCCGTTCGCCCGCAATTTCAACCGCAGGATTCCGCCGCCTGTCGGCGGGCACTTGGCCTGGATCCCCAACGGCCCGTGGTGCTCGTGATGGGCGGCAGCCAGGGGGCCAGCGGCGTGAACGAACTCCTGCTGCGTTCGCTGCCGCGGCTGGCGCGCACCGCACCCCAATGGCAGTGGCTCCACCTGACCGGACCGAACGACGGCGACAAGGTGCGTGCCGCCTATGGCTCCGTCCGCTTGACAGCGCTGGTGCATCCATTCTTGAGCAGGATGGAACTGGCGCTCGGCGCGGCCGACGTGGCCGTGACCCGCGCGGGGGCTTCCTCCCTGGCGGAACTCGCCGCCTTGCGCCTGCCGGCCGTGCTGGTGCCGTTGCCCACGGCCGCCGACAATCATCAACATTTCAACGCCGCGGCCCTGGAGCAAAGTGGTGCGGCACGCCGGCTCGACCAGACGACGGCCACTCCGGAACAGTTGGTGCGCGCGTTGGAGGAACTCATGGCGCCTGGCCCGGTCCGTCAGGAAATGCAGGCGGCGCTCGCGCGCTGGCATGCGCCCAATGCGGCGGCGGACATTGCGACGCAGATTTTGACGACGTTGCCAGTTTCACAGCGGTCCAACCTCCCAACGAGTCCAACGGTGGCCGGTCCGGCGCGCCCGCCGCGCAGTCCCGCCCACGAATTGGAGGTGGCGGCATGA
- a CDS encoding LysM peptidoglycan-binding domain-containing protein, producing the protein MALLMTQGCKREVPQENTDLPPEVPMMDTNTLPPADTNMLPPDVTSNVALPPEVPLPPPTTQVTPPPTTGVTPVPMTPPTTAGGSEYVIKAGDSFYTIAKQNGTSLKAIQEANPGVDPRRLKIGQKINLPAPSAAPTTSAVPMATSSDANTYTVKSGDTLSRIASRHGTTISELKSLNNLSTDRIKVGQKLKLPPKPAPAPVVPTMPPPTAQPAPMVPPPTAPPAGQ; encoded by the coding sequence ATGGCGTTGCTCATGACGCAGGGATGCAAGCGCGAAGTGCCCCAGGAAAACACCGACCTGCCGCCGGAAGTGCCCATGATGGACACCAACACGCTGCCGCCCGCAGACACCAACATGCTCCCGCCGGACGTGACGTCCAATGTGGCTTTGCCGCCCGAAGTGCCGCTCCCGCCGCCGACCACGCAGGTGACGCCGCCGCCGACCACCGGGGTCACACCGGTGCCGATGACGCCGCCGACGACGGCGGGCGGTTCGGAATACGTCATCAAAGCGGGGGATTCGTTCTACACCATCGCCAAGCAAAACGGCACGAGCCTGAAGGCGATTCAGGAAGCGAATCCCGGCGTGGATCCGCGCCGGCTGAAGATCGGCCAGAAGATCAATCTGCCCGCGCCCTCGGCGGCGCCGACCACCTCGGCGGTGCCGATGGCGACCAGCAGCGACGCGAACACTTACACGGTGAAATCCGGCGACACGCTCTCGCGCATTGCTTCGCGTCACGGCACCACAATCAGCGAACTCAAGTCACTGAACAATTTGTCCACCGACCGGATCAAGGTGGGCCAGAAATTAAAGCTGCCGCCCAAGCCGGCGCCGGCGCCCGTCGTTCCGACGATGCCGCCGCCCACGGCCCAGCCGGCTCCGATGGTGCCGCCGCCCACCGCACCGCCTGCGGGTCAGTAA